A region from the Phycisphaerales bacterium genome encodes:
- a CDS encoding extracellular solute-binding protein: protein MKLSIALILAIIISTLVVLIPPAALPVQSETLTMAVWGMPFEDRLFRDGYARGFEDLHPGWKINYQRQTQIVEKYNAWHVQQRGADVMRVGIDYYHAFVDKGMLTPLNQFITDPQVGLSEAEIADYFPQIWRQLQLGGEIYALPSDNAQYGLYYNRTIFDAWNDAHPDEPIDYPTSEWTWDDLARAARLLTTKDDRRRTVQYGIMFDLWAWPFMAFLHQAGGTCWDQAGTTTIINSTEGVEALTYLVSIIPEDAPIKAIGLADSAASPAQLFKIGSLAMLLDGSWRAPNLELDNPDLDYAVAPLPHGRERAVVSGSVLWAISSHSESPRKAWEMIKWMTSEQQSLRYWDALRVAPPARISVVQSEVFRSTPGLVTEDGVVRVPPMSREQYPLRARWLEYAITPDPQTGDRPGFVEASRYQMDLQSAITNALVSAVRDGVDPQAALDKAAADVHAIIDRDRAAKGLPAIVRK, encoded by the coding sequence ATGAAACTCTCCATCGCCCTTATCCTCGCGATCATCATCAGCACGCTGGTGGTGCTCATTCCCCCCGCGGCGCTGCCGGTGCAGAGCGAGACGCTCACCATGGCGGTCTGGGGCATGCCTTTCGAAGACCGCCTCTTTCGCGATGGCTACGCGCGCGGCTTCGAAGATCTCCATCCCGGCTGGAAGATCAACTACCAGCGCCAGACCCAGATCGTCGAAAAGTACAACGCCTGGCACGTGCAGCAGCGCGGCGCCGATGTCATGCGCGTCGGCATCGACTACTACCACGCCTTCGTCGACAAGGGCATGCTCACGCCGCTCAACCAGTTCATCACCGATCCGCAAGTCGGCCTGAGCGAAGCCGAGATCGCCGACTACTTCCCGCAGATCTGGCGGCAACTGCAACTCGGCGGCGAGATCTACGCCCTGCCATCCGACAACGCGCAGTACGGCCTCTACTACAACCGAACGATCTTCGACGCATGGAACGACGCACATCCTGATGAGCCGATCGACTATCCCACCAGCGAGTGGACGTGGGACGATCTCGCGCGAGCCGCGCGATTGCTGACAACAAAGGACGATCGCCGCCGCACCGTGCAGTACGGCATCATGTTCGACCTCTGGGCCTGGCCGTTCATGGCGTTCCTCCACCAGGCCGGCGGCACGTGCTGGGACCAGGCCGGCACGACGACGATCATCAACTCAACCGAGGGTGTCGAGGCACTGACGTATCTCGTCTCCATCATTCCTGAAGACGCGCCGATCAAGGCCATCGGTTTGGCCGACTCGGCGGCGAGCCCGGCGCAGCTCTTCAAGATCGGCTCGCTGGCGATGCTGCTCGACGGCTCGTGGCGGGCGCCAAATCTCGAACTGGACAACCCGGATCTCGATTACGCCGTCGCGCCGCTGCCGCATGGCAGGGAGCGGGCCGTGGTCAGCGGCAGCGTGCTGTGGGCCATCAGCAGCCACAGCGAAAGCCCGCGCAAGGCGTGGGAGATGATCAAGTGGATGACCAGCGAGCAGCAGTCGCTGCGCTACTGGGACGCGCTGCGCGTGGCGCCGCCGGCGCGGATCAGTGTCGTGCAGTCCGAGGTGTTTCGCTCAACGCCGGGTCTGGTGACGGAGGATGGTGTGGTCCGCGTGCCGCCGATGAGTCGCGAGCAGTATCCTCTGCGGGCCCGGTGGCTGGAATACGCGATCACGCCGGATCCTCAAACGGGCGATCGCCCGGGGTTCGTCGAGGCTTCGCGCTACCAGATGGACCTGCAGAGCGCGATCACCAACGCGCTGGTGTCGGCCGTGCGCGATGGTGTTGATCCGCAGGCGGCCCTCGACAAGGCCGCCGCGGATGTGCACGCGATCATTGATCGTGATCGCGCGGCCAAGGGCTTGCCGGCGATCGTGCGCAAGTGA
- a CDS encoding carbohydrate ABC transporter permease, with protein MSERHAILRPPALSRWLIHAAVYAIALTMLIPFAWMIATSLKTRGEAISSTPTLLPPGWPWQWQWANYSQAWETANLGRYYINSAVVAIVVTLLAGVHNALAGFALAKMRFTGRKVTFTVLLLVMMLPVQVSFIFAYVICGWLGYVDNYQALIVPFLASAFGIFYMRQAITSVPDDLLDAGRIDGFSDFEIFVYIIVPSIKPAVAALAIFTFIASWNSFFWPLIVIDSNDMATLPLAVASLSSQYYTDSWPVQMAAATIITVPLILVFLLFQRAFVEGITLTGIKG; from the coding sequence ATGAGCGAGCGGCACGCCATCCTGCGACCACCTGCGCTGAGCCGATGGCTCATTCATGCGGCCGTCTACGCCATCGCGCTGACCATGCTCATTCCCTTCGCGTGGATGATCGCCACGTCGCTCAAGACGCGCGGCGAGGCGATCAGTTCGACGCCGACGCTGCTGCCGCCGGGCTGGCCGTGGCAGTGGCAATGGGCCAACTACAGCCAGGCGTGGGAGACGGCCAACCTCGGGCGCTACTACATCAACAGCGCGGTCGTGGCGATCGTGGTGACGCTGCTGGCCGGCGTGCACAACGCGCTGGCGGGCTTCGCGCTGGCCAAGATGCGCTTTACCGGCCGAAAGGTCACGTTCACCGTGCTGCTGCTGGTCATGATGCTGCCCGTGCAGGTGTCGTTCATCTTCGCCTACGTCATCTGCGGCTGGCTGGGCTACGTGGACAACTACCAGGCGCTTATCGTGCCCTTCCTCGCCAGCGCCTTCGGCATCTTCTACATGCGGCAGGCGATCACCTCGGTGCCCGATGACCTGCTCGACGCCGGTCGCATCGACGGCTTCAGCGATTTTGAGATCTTCGTGTACATCATCGTGCCGTCGATCAAGCCGGCCGTGGCGGCCCTGGCGATCTTCACGTTCATCGCCTCGTGGAACTCGTTCTTTTGGCCGCTGATCGTGATCGACAGCAACGACATGGCGACGCTGCCGCTGGCCGTGGCGTCGCTGTCGAGCCAGTACTACACCGACTCGTGGCCGGTGCAGATGGCCGCGGCGACGATTATCACCGTGCCGCTGATTCTGGTGTTTCTGCTCTTCCAGCGCGCCTTCGTCGAAGGCATCACACTCACAGGCATCAAGGGCTGA
- a CDS encoding sugar ABC transporter permease has protein sequence MNRSQSRNAWAFLAFPLAIIALFVALPSLAGIVLSFFEWSGGGSPRFIGMENYRALAASGPFAPALRNTLIFALVTVPITTGGAFLIAAALNAEWFRGRTTLRTVLFIPTIVSIVAIGFIWRWVLDPSPAGLLNHALEWFGLERSGLPDWLGHGPWGLVTIMGVSIWRSLGFAVVLYLAALGGVPRSMYDAAAVDGATSWQTLWHITWPGVRPMTFFLLITGMIGALQVFDIVLVMIGTSATGWTDVLNLYLYREFTLNRLGYSSALGVIILLLTIIITAIQWRSLGGAEAGA, from the coding sequence ATGAACCGCAGCCAGTCGCGCAACGCGTGGGCCTTTCTTGCCTTTCCGCTGGCGATCATCGCCCTGTTCGTCGCGCTGCCTTCGCTCGCCGGGATCGTGCTGTCGTTTTTCGAGTGGTCCGGCGGCGGCTCGCCCCGCTTCATCGGCATGGAGAACTACCGCGCCCTGGCCGCGTCGGGCCCGTTTGCTCCGGCTCTACGCAATACGCTCATCTTCGCGCTGGTGACGGTGCCGATCACGACGGGCGGGGCGTTTCTCATTGCCGCGGCCCTCAACGCCGAGTGGTTTCGCGGTCGCACGACGCTGCGCACCGTGCTGTTCATCCCCACCATCGTCTCGATCGTGGCGATCGGATTCATCTGGCGCTGGGTGCTCGACCCTTCGCCAGCCGGGCTGCTCAACCACGCCCTCGAGTGGTTCGGCCTGGAGCGCAGCGGTTTGCCCGACTGGCTCGGCCACGGGCCGTGGGGCCTGGTCACCATCATGGGCGTGTCGATCTGGCGCAGCCTGGGCTTTGCGGTGGTGCTCTACCTCGCGGCGCTGGGCGGCGTGCCTCGCTCGATGTACGACGCCGCCGCCGTGGACGGCGCCACGTCGTGGCAGACGCTCTGGCACATCACCTGGCCCGGCGTGCGGCCGATGACCTTCTTCCTGCTCATCACCGGGATGATCGGCGCGCTGCAGGTCTTTGACATCGTGCTCGTCATGATCGGCACCAGCGCCACCGGCTGGACCGATGTGCTCAACCTCTATCTCTACCGCGAGTTCACGCTCAACCGGCTCGGTTACTCGTCAGCCCTCGGGGTGATCATCCTGCTGCTCACCATCATCATCACCGCCATCCAGTGGCGCTCGCTGGGCGGCGCGGAGGCGGGCGCATGA